One window of the Anopheles cruzii chromosome 2, idAnoCruzAS_RS32_06, whole genome shotgun sequence genome contains the following:
- the LOC128268617 gene encoding probable cGMP 3',5'-cyclic phosphodiesterase subunit delta, with the protein MGTDDLTKAEKILNGFQINWMILRDADTGKIIWQENKDFSCPDVEHEAKVPVKVLSLRAVSREINFSTVEAMENFRLDQKVLFKGRIMEEWFFEMGWVSPNTTNTWQSTIEAAPESQMMPAKVLNGNVTIETSFYDGETLISKSVVRLYYI; encoded by the exons ATGGGGACGGACGATCTAACCAAAGCGGAAAAGATACTGAACGGGTTCCAAAT CAACTGGATGATATTGCGTGACGCGGACACGGGTAAAATCATCTGGCAGGAGAACAAGGACTTTTCCTGCCCCGATGTGGAGCACGAGGCGAAAGTGCCGGTGAAAGTGCTGAGTTTGCGAGCGGTTTCGCGTGAAATCAATTTCAGCACCGTGGAAgcgatggaaaactttcggcTCGATCAAAAG GTACTGTTCAAGGGGCGCATCATGGAGGAATGGTTTTTCGAGATGGGATGGGTGAGCCCGAACACGACCAACACCTGGCAGTCGACAATCGAAGCAGCCCCCGAGTCACAGATGATGCCGGCGAAGGTGCTGAACGGAAATGTGACCATCGAGACCAGCTTTTACGACGGCGAAACGCTGATCAGCAAGTCGGTCGTGCGGTTATACTACATCTAA
- the LOC128268609 gene encoding uncharacterized protein DDB_G0284459, protein MTLPEALLKRLAKRGLIADGAKPGAGNQQPIAPDDDNGEPPGDSDGHQSEERSDNDDGDSDSNDEDRRDPETNNEEVIAEDYDEYDQPNPDAFEYASKKKANSTSQGADWSEKIKQKMTKRYGYQSVDGCQNKYNIYHLCTMYCVKRYGEVEFEIDKDYDKRVKRLLERFPLPKNWRKEYDIGCKAFYFYNKDTRIVSWLPPTHPDAKLSKSAKVLRRERIEEEKQKEAARAAAPPTVVVETYPPTPATTGASKPLIGPTVAGSGAVAPPSPVAPAGSVGPLAENLKPPVVNPPKRPVKRDDEKPKGEQAAERESDRDREYRDHRNRERRDRDRRDRDRSPIRGEDRGRGGNERQRDRDHRGDHHRGGRGGRLPKGQAPLDPMDPAAYSDIPRGNWSAGLDTASGAAKKEKDDRKKQPAPPPTADDDDEGAHEVLKVSAVNEFQQEHDHDDDDDEDDDDLDD, encoded by the exons ATGACGCTACCGGAAGCGTTGCTTAAGCGATTGGCCAAACGTGGCCTCATCGCGGACGGCGCCAAACCGGGCGCCGGGAATCAGCAGCCAATCGCGCCCGACGATGATAATGGAGAACCGCCGGGCGATTCGGATGGCCACCAGTCCGAGGAGCGATCGgataacgacgacggtgactcGGACTCGAACGATGAGGATCGGCGCGACCCGGAAACCAACAATGAGGAAGTTATTGCCGAAGATTACGACGAGTACGATCAACCCAACCCGGACGCGTTCGAGTACGCGAGCAAAAAGAAAGCCAACAGCACCAGCCAGGGGGCCGATTGGTcggaaaagataaaacaaaagaTGACCAAACGCTACGGCTACCAGTCGGTGGACGGGTGCCAGAACAAGTACAACATTTACCACCTGTGCACCATGTACTGCGTCAAGCGGTACGGTGAGGTGGAGTTCGAGATCGACAAGGACTACGACAAGCGCGTCAAGCGGCTACTGGAACGCTTTCCGCTGCCGAAGAACTGGCGCAAAGAGTACGACATCGGCTGCAAGGCGTTCTACTTCTACAACAAGGACACACGCATCGTCTCGTGGCTGCCCCCGACGCATCCGGATGCTAAGTTGTCGAAAAGCGCCAAAGTGTTGCGCCGCGAGCGTATCGAGGAGGAAAAACAGAAGGAAGCCGCACGGGCCGCAGCTCCACCGACCGTCGTGGTGGAAACGTACCCTCCaacgccggccaccaccggtgcctCCAAGCCACTGATTGGTCCAACGGTAGCCGGCAGTGGTGCCGTAGCTCCTCCGTCGCCCGTAGCACCCGCTGGCAGTGTGGGACCGTTGGCCGAAAACCTTAAGCCTCCCGTCGTTAACCCGCCCAAACGTCCGGTGAAGCGGGACGACGAGAAACCGAAGGGCGAGCAGGCGGCCGAACGTGAATCAGATCGCGATCGTGAATATCGAGACCACCGGAACCGTGAACGACGGGATCGAGATCGGCGCGATCGTGACCGCAGTCCGATACGTGGCGAAGA CCGTGGACGTGGTGGCAACGAGAGGCAACGTGATCGCGACCACCGCGGCGACCATCATCGTGGTGGTCGCGGTGGACGACTACCGAAGGGTCAGGCTCCACTTGATCCAATGGATCCGGCCGCGTATTCGGACATACCGCGCGGAAACTGGTCCGCCGGGCTGGATACGGCTTCCGGGGCAgcgaagaaggagaaggacGACCGAAAGAAGCAACCCGCACCACCTCCAaccgccgatgacgacgatgagggTGCCCACGAGGTGCTGAAGGTTTCGGCAGTGAACGAATTCCAGCAAGAGCACGatcacgatgacgatgacgacgaggacgacgatgatcttGACGATTGA
- the LOC128278436 gene encoding uncharacterized protein LOC128278436 — protein MDVETRIIKEETCLDTGGGGGAEVPEDGDGGGEGSTNNNNDELPDEEGDHHPPPLHHHPHHHRRRRPSKTVYSLNMNVCRLCLCEGHDNLQPVFYGKDELDVVLQQKIHELTTVEITYATDFPTAVCVDCLTKLEEWAIYRRQCIDNNEMLRVKYSELDCYREPQTVDAGDHQHYQQQQLRRSPAVKEEQEVLRLMDEGDADAGQMNGGMTCEEAIATAYGGELGADGNEIIIGADGATTKIQYVNEDGTMTEYVTAAPPGAVIRRSGSAAGLDDQQQQQQQEELRIDGDGDPYADGPAEDERHEIYYTVGQDGAYAIHANATAGYASAPPGSYVPQAFENQTEIECTTIQEHLPEEYVEEGIISPAAAAGPAMIATSARGAHDRPFVCKHCKTSFKYEHNYDRHMKNHAKVLYRCGKCSKTFVKLRKCQQHFMKAHSSQRYECDICFRTYSLPTRLENHVIEMHSKNGVYSCDRCRGEQFASYLDFKAHRMTQHPRNNDNTVGGGAGGNVGSEATIPAIIKQTAYGDVVHMQQILTPLGTPFEDPDADGGSPSSDGAEMEAHDGRNNRRGSANSKPSPVGKSRPGPTGVTRTRRPNGRVVGAGGKKSSPRKQVSLVPVIPAQQQEVILIDDDEQQQHGQHNNGMELNGAAGSSGLDASGNALHRQLLQQIEESEANSLGPKLYPCESCSQTFAHLNNLKAHIYAEHDNDKPFKCKLCPISFKTKEILVMHMLLHSQHSSTI, from the exons ATGGACGTTGAGACTCGGATCATAAAGGAGGAAACATGTCT TgacactggtggtggtggcggcgctgaAGTGCCGGAGgatggtgacggtggcggtgagggcagcaccaacaacaacaacgacgaacTACCTGACGAAGAGGGAGAccatcatccgccgccgctgcatcaccatccccatcatcatcgtcgtcgtcgtccttccaAAACCGTCTACAGTCTCAACATGAACGTGTGCAGGCTGTGCCTGTGCGAAGGACACGACAACCTGCAGCCCGTGTTCTACGGCAAGGACGAGCTGGACGTGGTCCTGCAGCAAAAGATACACGAGCTGACCACGGTGGAG aTTACCTACGCCACCGACTTCCCGACGGCCGTTTGTGTCGATTGTCTGACGAAGCTCGAGGAGTGGGCCATCTATCGGCGGCAGTGCATCGACAACAACGAAATGCTGCGGGTCAAGTACTCGGAACTGGACTGCTATCGTGAGCCGCAGACAGTTGACGCGGGGGACCACCAAcattaccagcagcagcaactacgACGATCGCCGGCGGTCAAAGAGGAGCAGGAAGTGCTGCGGCTGATGGATGAGGGGGACGCCGACGCCGGTCAGATGAACGGGGGGATGACGTGCGAAGAAGCCATCGCCACGGCCTACGGCGGCGAACTGGGTGCGGACGGTAACGAGATCATTATCGGAGCGGACGGTGCAACGACCAAGATTCAGTATGTCAACGAAGATGGAACGATGACGGAGTACGTGACGGCGGCACCACCGGGTGCCGTGATACGAAGGTCAGGCAGTGCCGCCGGGCTtgacgatcagcagcagcagcagcagcaggaggagctacggatcgacggcgacggcgatccGTACGCCGATGGACCGGCGGAAGACGAGAGGCACGAAATTTACTACACCGTCGGTCAGGATGGTGCGTACGCCATTCACGCGAACGCGACCGCGGGTTACGCGAGTGCCCCACCGGGCAGCTACGTACCGCAGGCGTTCGAGAACCAAACGGAGATCGAGTGCACCACCATCCAGGAGCACCTGCCGGAGGAGTACGTCGAAGAGGGCATCATCagtccggccgcggccgccggacCAGCGATGATCGCCACCAGTGCGCGGGGTGCGCACGATCGGCCGTTCGTGTGTAAACATTGCAAAACGAGCTTCAAGTACGAGCACAACTACGATCGGCACATGAAGAACCACGCGAAGGTGCTGTACCGGTGCGGCAAGTGTTCGAAAACGTTCGTCAAGCTGCGCAAGTGCCAGCAGCACTTTATGAAGGCGCACTCGTCCCAGCGCTACGAGTGCGACATCTGCTTCCGGACGTACAGCCTGCCGACGCGGCTGGAGAACCACGTGATCGAGATGCACTCCAAGAACGGTGTGTACTCGTGCGATCGGTGCCGCGGCGAACAGTTTGCTTCCTATCTCGACTTTAAGGCACACCGCATGACGCAGCACCCGCGGAACAACGACAAcacggtcggtggcggcgccggcggcaaCGTTGGATCCGAAGCCACCATTCCGGCGATCATCAAGCAGACCGCGTACGGTGACGTGGTGCACATGCAGCAAATCCTTACACCGCTCGGCACTCCGTTCGAGGACCCGGATGCCGATGGCGGCAGTCCCAGTTCGGACGGTGCCGAGATGGAGGCTCATGATGGGCGCAACAATCGAAGAGGatcagcaaacagcaaacctTCACCGGTGGGAAAGAGCCGACCGGGGCCAACCGGCGtgacacggacacggcgccCAAATGGACGCGTGGTCGGGGCGGGTGGCAAAAAGTCTTCGCCACGCAAGCAGGTTTCGTTGGTGCCGGTGATCccggcacagcagcaggaggtcATACTgatcgatgacgatgagcagcagcagcacgggcaGCACAACAACGGGATGGAGCTCAACGGTGCAGCGGGCAGCAGCGGGTTGGACGCCAGTGGCAACGCGCTGCACCGTCAGCTGTTGCAACAGATCGAGGAAAGTGAAGCGAACTCGCTCGGCCCGAAGCTGTATCCGTGCGAGAGCTGCTCACAAACTTTCGCCCATCTCAACAACCTGAAGGCCCACATCTACGCCGAGCACGACAACGACAAGCCGTTCAAGTGCAAGCTCTGTCCCATTTCGTTCAAAACAAAGGAGATCCTCGTAATGCATATG CTGCTACACTCACAGCACAGTAGTACAATTTAA
- the LOC128278437 gene encoding zinc finger protein 45-like, protein MAEDLSINKNKIFARQRYGNSNNDICRLCLKNEAHMEPLFYANLFPNILLTKKIYDCTSIQILYERNLPMFICKLCANKLDEYVRFRERCIANDEFLRNALAAFDLAGSCGGPAGSVPMIKMEPEDTPPPPAKLAQCLGVLPMELNCALVAAATAAATHGHQAPGHKQEPPDEELDRSEFGCGDPLEDGCRTTLNRNRLPGSEAASGDDDGEEEDTLEDDAEGEEEDDGGRYVCEVCPKSFKIHHHLLVHSHTHLNHQPSVPSSGGGGGGAASVGISGTDGGGKQSYACPKCAKVFVNRGNLLNHLETHTNEKSYSCDICSKSFKYNVQLRLHMRIHTGERPHKCEICNRGFSQLSNLRSHRKTHSKVKPYKCHLCLKSFTVLDNLTAHSAKCLKDKFRCTLCSKSFAKEGNLLSHLQSHSEGIVEKMFKCEMCPKSFKNKEDWKRHVRVHTGEKPYTCDICSKGFAQKANLLSHRKTHLKPTVVFKCDRCDRTFRSQKVLEVHRPKCTGESAPSESTQGSPSPVLATTPPVTTTTGTTMATTALTDSTPPSLSEALSDLLRYEIALRAPLELQQMLLGHMDRKSNGVGGGGGGGAAVGGHHGKATSGRRYRCDVCFKGYSQYPSLIKHRKLHFKVPPLVKVLASKAAAAAAVAATATAKDAAAVRDTGPEPSLSSPVGTESGHIVAVSAERPYSCDICGGSFAAPSAHPPDRCREDLQLRVLREPVPLERGSESAPPLAHRRAPVPVPALPESLYATLEPAGPHEDPRTAQQQPQPQHGSWGGTPPASAVLAVGAPNPPIRGGGQHCVT, encoded by the exons ATGGCAGAAGATTTATCGATCAATAAAAATAAGAT CTTTGCGAGGCAAAGGtacggcaacagcaacaacgacaTTTGCCGCCTGTGTCTCAAGAATGAGGCGCACATGGAACCACTGTTCTACGCGAATCTGTTCCCGAACATTTTGCTGACGAAAAAAATCTACGACTGCACCTCGATTCAG ATACTTTACGAGCGCAATCTGCCGATGTTCATCTGCAAGCTGTGCGCCAACAAGCTGGACGAGTACGTGCGCTTCCGGGAGCGCTGCATAGCGAACGATGAGTTTCTGCGCAACGCCCTGGCCGCGTTCGACCTGGCCGGAAGCTGTGGCGGCCCGGCTGGCAGCGTACCGATGATCAAAATGGAACCAGAAgacacgccaccaccgccggcgaaGCTCGCGCAGTGTCTGGGAGTGCTACCGATGGAGCTGAACTGTgcgctggtggcggcagcgacggccgcggccacccaCGGGCACCAGGCACCCGGGCACAAACAGGAACCGCCGGATGAGGAACTGGACCGATCGGAGTTTGGCTGCGGGGACCCGCTGGAAGACGGCTGCCGGACGACgctgaaccggaaccggctccCGGGCAGTGAGGCTGCGTCGGGCGATGACGACGGGGAAGAGGAGGACACCCTGGAGGATGATGCCGAGGGCGAGGAGGAGGATGATGGCGGGCGGTACGTGTGCGAGGTGTGCCCGAAATCGTTCAAAATACACCACCATCTGCTCGTGCACAGTCACACGCATTTGAACCATCAACCCTCGGTTCCTTcttcgggtggcggcggtggcggcgccgccAGTGTCGGGATCAGCGGCACGGATGGCGGTGGTAAGCAGTCGTACGCGTGCCCGAAGTGTGCCAAAGTGTTCGTCAACCGGGGCAACTTGCTGAACCACCTGGAAACGCACACGAACGAGAAGAGTTACAGTTGCGACATCTGTTCGAAATCGTTCAAGTACAACGTACAGCTTCGGTTACATATGCGCATCCACACCGGCGAACGGCCGCACAAGTGTGAAATCTGCAACCGCGGCTTCTCGCAGCTCTCCAATCTGCGATCCCACCGGAAAACGCACTCCAAA GTCAAACCGTACAAGTGCCATTTGTGTCTGAAGAGCTTTACCGTGCTGGACAACCTGACGGCGCACAGTGCCAAGTGCTTGAAGGACAAGTTCCGGTGCACGCTCTGCTCGAAATCGTTCGCCAAGGAGGGAAACCTCCTGTCGCACCTGCAGTCCCACAGCGAGGGCATCGTCGAGAAGATGTTCAAGTGCGAGATGTGCCCGAAAAGCTTTAAGAACAAGGAGGACTGGAAGCGGCACGTGCGCGTGCACACGGGCGAAAAGCCGTACACGTGCGATATCTGCTCGAAGGGGTTCGCCCAGAAGGCGAATCTGTTGTCGCACCGGAAGACACACCTCAAGCCGACCGTGGTCTTCAAGTGCGACCGGTGCGATCGGACGTTCCGATCGCAGAAAGTGCTCGAGGTGCACCGGCCCAAGTGTACCGGCGAATCGGCGCCGTCCGAGTCGACCCAGGGCTCGCCCAGTCCGGTACTGGCCACCACACCCCCGGTCACCACCACGACGGgtacgacgatggcgacgacggcgctgACTGACTCCACACCACCGAGCCTCTCGGAAGCCCTGTCCGACCTGTTGCGCTACGAGATTGCGCTGAGGGCGCCGCTCGAACTGCAACAGATGTTGCTGGGCCACATGGACCGAAAGAGCAacggcgtcggtggtggtggtggtggtggggccgcTGTAGGTGGCCACCACGGTAAGGCCACCTCGGGGCGTCGCTATCGGTGCGACGTGTGCTTCAAGGGTTACTCGCAGTATCCTTCGCTGATCAAGCACCGGAAGCTGCACTTCAAGGTGCCGCCGCTGGTGAAGGTGCTCGCTTcgaaggctgctgctgctgctgccgtcgctgccactgccactgccaaaGACGCGGCGGCCGTACGCGACACCGGCCCGGAACCGTCACTATCGTCACCGGTCGGGACAGAATCGGGACACATCGTCGCCGTCAGCGCCGAGCGCCCGTACAGCTGTGATATTTGTG GCGGAAGCTTTGCGGCACCATCTGCGCACCCACCCGATCGCTGCCGAGAGGACCTTCAGCTGCGAGTTCTGCGCGAACCTGTTCCGCTCGAAAGAGGATCTGAATCGGCACCGCCGCTCGCACACCGGCGAgcgcccgttccggtgccaGCGCTGCCCGAAAGCCTTTACGCAACTCTCGAACCTGCGGGCCCACACGAAGATCCACGaacggcccagcagcagccgcagccgcagcacgGGTCCTGGGGCGGAACGCCACCCGCCAGCGCCGTTTTGGCCGTCGGCGCCCCCAACCCGCCAATCCGTGGAGGAGGACAGCACTGTGTAACGTAG
- the LOC128278438 gene encoding zinc finger protein 121-like, which translates to MAPKDQHHQCPKCPQKFAQLIQLKNHIRTHTGEKPFQCKICDKAFHSKQHLKVCDKAFHVKSILSNHMRIHKQQPESN; encoded by the exons ATGGCGCCGAAG gatcaacaccatcagtgtcctaAGTGTCCACAAAAGTTCGCACAGTTAATTCAACTAAAGAATCACATAAGGacgcacaccggtgagaagccattccagtgtaaaatctgtgacaaagcgttccattcgaaACAACATCTG aaagtctgtgacaaagcgtttcaTGTGAAATCTATCTTATCTAATCATATGCGTattcacaaacaacaacctgaatcaaattaa